The Onychomys torridus chromosome 4, mOncTor1.1, whole genome shotgun sequence genome includes a window with the following:
- the Fign gene encoding fidgetin isoform X2, whose protein sequence is MQWTPEHAQWPEQHFDITSTTRSPAHKVEAYRGHLQRTYQYAWANDDISALTASNLLKKYAEKYSGILEGPVDRPVLSNYSDTPSGLVNGRKNDSEPWQPSLNSEAVYPMNCVPDVITASKAGVSSALPPVDVSASIGSSPGVASNLTEPSYSSSTCGSHTVPSLHAGLPSQEYAPGYNGSYLHSTYSSQPTPALPSPHPSPLHSSGLLQPPPPPPPPALVPGYNGTSNLSSYSYPSASYPPQTAVGSGYSPGGAPPPPSAYLPSGIPAPTPLPPTTVPGYTYQGHGLTPIAPSTLANSSASSLKRKAFYMAGQGDMDPSYGSYSYGQQRSTQSPMYRMPDNSISNTNRGNGFDRNAETSSLAFKPTKQLMSSEQQRKFSSQSGRALTPPSYSTAKNSLGSRSSESFGKYTSPVMSEHGDDHRQLLAHPMQGPGLRAATSSNHSVDEQLKNTDTHLIDLVTNEIITQGPPVDWSDIAGLDLVKAVIKEEVLWPVLRSDAFSGLTALPRSILLFGPRGTGKTLLGRCIASQLGATFFKIAGSGLVAKWLGEAEKIIHASFLVARCRQPSVIFVSDIDMLLSSQVSEEHSPVSRMRTEFLMQLDTVLTSAEDQIVVICATSKPEEIDESLRRYFMKRLLIPLPDSTGRHQIIVQLLSQHNYCLNDKEFALLVQRTEGFSGLDVAHLCQEAAVGPLHAMPATDLSAIMPSQLRPVTYQDFENAFCKIQPSITQKELDMYVEWNKMFGCSQ, encoded by the coding sequence ATGCAGTGGACGCCGGAGCATGCCCAGTGGCCAGAACAGCACTTTGACATCACCTCAACCACTCGGTCTCCTGCTCACAAAGTTGAAGCCTACAGAGGTCATTTGCAGCGCACCTACCAGTACGCCTGGGCAAATGATGACATATCTGCTCTGACTGCATCCAACCTTCTGAAAAAATATGCAGAGAAGTATTCTGGCATTTTGGAAGGTCCGGTAGACCGACCTGTACTCAGCAATTATTCAGACACGCCATCAGGACTCGTGAATGGTCGGAAAAATGATAGCGAACCCTGGCAGCCTTCCTTGAATTCAGAAGCCGTTTATCCCATGAACTGTGTTCCGGATGTCATCACGGCCAGCAAAGCTGGTGTCAGTTCAGCCCTCCCTCCGGTAGATGTCTCTGCAAGCATAGGGAGCTCCCCTGGGGTGGCCAGCAACCTGACAGAACCAAGTTACTCAAGTAGTACCTGTGGAAGCCACACAGTACCTAGTCTTCATGCAGGGCTCCCATCTCAGGAATATGCTCCCGGATACAACGGATCATATTTGCATTCTACCTACAGTAGTCAGCCCACACCTGCCCTTCCTTCGCCTCATCCATCCCCATTGCATAGCTCTGGGCTCCTGCAgccgccccctcctcctcccccaccagccCTGGTCCCAGGCTACAATGGGACTTCCAACCTCTCCAGTTACAGCTATCCCTCTGCTAGCTATCCTCCTCAGACTGCTGTGGGCTCTGGGTATAGCCCTGGTGGAGCGCCCCCTCCTCCTTCAGCGTACCTGCCTTCAGGAATTCCTGCTCCTACTCCTCTGCCCCCCACTACCGTTCCTGGCTACACCTACCAGGGTCATGGTTTGACACCCATCGCACCCTCTACTCTGGCCAACAGTTCGGCAAGTTCTCTCAAAAGGAAAGCGTTCTATATGGCAGGGCAAGGAGACATGGACCCCAGTTACGGAAGTTACAGCTATGGCCAACAGAGATCGACCCAGAGTCCTATGTACCGAATGCCCGACAACAGCATTTCAAACACGAATCGGGGGAATGGCTTTGACAGAAATGCTGAAACATCATCCTTAGCATTTAAGCCAACAAAGCAGCTGATGTCCTCTGAACAGCAAAGGAAATTCAGCAGCCAGTCCGGGAGGGCTCTGACCCCTCCTTCCTACAGTACTGCTAAAAATTCATTGGGATCAAGATCCAGTGAATCCTTTGGGAAGTACACATCGCCAGTCATGAGTGAGCATGGGGACGACCATAGGCAGCTCCTCGCTCATCCAATGCAAGGTCCGGGACTCCGTGCAGCTACCTCATCCAACCACTCTGTGGACGAGCAACTGAAGAACACTGACACGCACCTCATCGACCTGGTCACCAATGAGATCATCACCCAAGGACCTCCTGTGGACTGGAGTGATATAGCTGGTCTTGACCTGGTGAAGGCTGTCATTAAGGAGGAGGTTTTGTGGCCAGTGTTGAGGTCCGATGCATTCAGTGGGCTGACGGCCTTACCTAGGAGCATCCTTCTATTTGGACCTCGGGGAACAGGCAAAACATTATTGGGCAGATGCATAGCTAGTCAGCTGGGGGCGACTTTTTTCAAAATTGCTGGTTCTGGACTAGTGGCAAAGTGGTTAGGAGAAGCGGAGAAAATCATCCATGCCTCTTTTCTTGTGGCCAGGTGTCGCCAGCCCTCAGTGATTTTTGTTAGTGACATTGACATGCTTCTCTCCTCTCAAGTGAGTGAGGAACACAGTCCAGTCAGTCGGATGAGAACCGAATTTCTGATGCAGCTGGACACTGTACTAACTTCGGCTGAGGACCAAATCGTAGTAATTTGTGCCACCAGTAAACCAGAAGAAATAGATGAATCTCTTCGGAGGTACTTCATGAAAAGACTTTTAATCCCACTTCCTGACAGCACAGGGAGGCACCAGATAATAGTACAACTGCTCTCACAGCACAATTACTGTCTCAATGACAAGGAGTTTGCACTGCTCGTCCAGCGTACAGAAGGCTTTTCTGGACTAGACGTGGCTCATTTGTGTCAGGAAGCAGCCGTGGGTCCACTCCATGCTATGCCAGCCACAGACCTTTCAGCCATTATGCCCAGCCAGTTGAGGCCCGTGACATATCAAGACTTTGAAAATGCTTTCTGCAAGATTCAGCCTAGCATAACTCAAAAAGAGCTTGATATGTATGTTGAATGGAACAAAATGTTTGGTTGCAGTCAGTGA
- the Fign gene encoding fidgetin isoform X1, whose protein sequence is MISSTSVYGLKMQWTPEHAQWPEQHFDITSTTRSPAHKVEAYRGHLQRTYQYAWANDDISALTASNLLKKYAEKYSGILEGPVDRPVLSNYSDTPSGLVNGRKNDSEPWQPSLNSEAVYPMNCVPDVITASKAGVSSALPPVDVSASIGSSPGVASNLTEPSYSSSTCGSHTVPSLHAGLPSQEYAPGYNGSYLHSTYSSQPTPALPSPHPSPLHSSGLLQPPPPPPPPALVPGYNGTSNLSSYSYPSASYPPQTAVGSGYSPGGAPPPPSAYLPSGIPAPTPLPPTTVPGYTYQGHGLTPIAPSTLANSSASSLKRKAFYMAGQGDMDPSYGSYSYGQQRSTQSPMYRMPDNSISNTNRGNGFDRNAETSSLAFKPTKQLMSSEQQRKFSSQSGRALTPPSYSTAKNSLGSRSSESFGKYTSPVMSEHGDDHRQLLAHPMQGPGLRAATSSNHSVDEQLKNTDTHLIDLVTNEIITQGPPVDWSDIAGLDLVKAVIKEEVLWPVLRSDAFSGLTALPRSILLFGPRGTGKTLLGRCIASQLGATFFKIAGSGLVAKWLGEAEKIIHASFLVARCRQPSVIFVSDIDMLLSSQVSEEHSPVSRMRTEFLMQLDTVLTSAEDQIVVICATSKPEEIDESLRRYFMKRLLIPLPDSTGRHQIIVQLLSQHNYCLNDKEFALLVQRTEGFSGLDVAHLCQEAAVGPLHAMPATDLSAIMPSQLRPVTYQDFENAFCKIQPSITQKELDMYVEWNKMFGCSQ, encoded by the coding sequence GCTTGAAGATGCAGTGGACGCCGGAGCATGCCCAGTGGCCAGAACAGCACTTTGACATCACCTCAACCACTCGGTCTCCTGCTCACAAAGTTGAAGCCTACAGAGGTCATTTGCAGCGCACCTACCAGTACGCCTGGGCAAATGATGACATATCTGCTCTGACTGCATCCAACCTTCTGAAAAAATATGCAGAGAAGTATTCTGGCATTTTGGAAGGTCCGGTAGACCGACCTGTACTCAGCAATTATTCAGACACGCCATCAGGACTCGTGAATGGTCGGAAAAATGATAGCGAACCCTGGCAGCCTTCCTTGAATTCAGAAGCCGTTTATCCCATGAACTGTGTTCCGGATGTCATCACGGCCAGCAAAGCTGGTGTCAGTTCAGCCCTCCCTCCGGTAGATGTCTCTGCAAGCATAGGGAGCTCCCCTGGGGTGGCCAGCAACCTGACAGAACCAAGTTACTCAAGTAGTACCTGTGGAAGCCACACAGTACCTAGTCTTCATGCAGGGCTCCCATCTCAGGAATATGCTCCCGGATACAACGGATCATATTTGCATTCTACCTACAGTAGTCAGCCCACACCTGCCCTTCCTTCGCCTCATCCATCCCCATTGCATAGCTCTGGGCTCCTGCAgccgccccctcctcctcccccaccagccCTGGTCCCAGGCTACAATGGGACTTCCAACCTCTCCAGTTACAGCTATCCCTCTGCTAGCTATCCTCCTCAGACTGCTGTGGGCTCTGGGTATAGCCCTGGTGGAGCGCCCCCTCCTCCTTCAGCGTACCTGCCTTCAGGAATTCCTGCTCCTACTCCTCTGCCCCCCACTACCGTTCCTGGCTACACCTACCAGGGTCATGGTTTGACACCCATCGCACCCTCTACTCTGGCCAACAGTTCGGCAAGTTCTCTCAAAAGGAAAGCGTTCTATATGGCAGGGCAAGGAGACATGGACCCCAGTTACGGAAGTTACAGCTATGGCCAACAGAGATCGACCCAGAGTCCTATGTACCGAATGCCCGACAACAGCATTTCAAACACGAATCGGGGGAATGGCTTTGACAGAAATGCTGAAACATCATCCTTAGCATTTAAGCCAACAAAGCAGCTGATGTCCTCTGAACAGCAAAGGAAATTCAGCAGCCAGTCCGGGAGGGCTCTGACCCCTCCTTCCTACAGTACTGCTAAAAATTCATTGGGATCAAGATCCAGTGAATCCTTTGGGAAGTACACATCGCCAGTCATGAGTGAGCATGGGGACGACCATAGGCAGCTCCTCGCTCATCCAATGCAAGGTCCGGGACTCCGTGCAGCTACCTCATCCAACCACTCTGTGGACGAGCAACTGAAGAACACTGACACGCACCTCATCGACCTGGTCACCAATGAGATCATCACCCAAGGACCTCCTGTGGACTGGAGTGATATAGCTGGTCTTGACCTGGTGAAGGCTGTCATTAAGGAGGAGGTTTTGTGGCCAGTGTTGAGGTCCGATGCATTCAGTGGGCTGACGGCCTTACCTAGGAGCATCCTTCTATTTGGACCTCGGGGAACAGGCAAAACATTATTGGGCAGATGCATAGCTAGTCAGCTGGGGGCGACTTTTTTCAAAATTGCTGGTTCTGGACTAGTGGCAAAGTGGTTAGGAGAAGCGGAGAAAATCATCCATGCCTCTTTTCTTGTGGCCAGGTGTCGCCAGCCCTCAGTGATTTTTGTTAGTGACATTGACATGCTTCTCTCCTCTCAAGTGAGTGAGGAACACAGTCCAGTCAGTCGGATGAGAACCGAATTTCTGATGCAGCTGGACACTGTACTAACTTCGGCTGAGGACCAAATCGTAGTAATTTGTGCCACCAGTAAACCAGAAGAAATAGATGAATCTCTTCGGAGGTACTTCATGAAAAGACTTTTAATCCCACTTCCTGACAGCACAGGGAGGCACCAGATAATAGTACAACTGCTCTCACAGCACAATTACTGTCTCAATGACAAGGAGTTTGCACTGCTCGTCCAGCGTACAGAAGGCTTTTCTGGACTAGACGTGGCTCATTTGTGTCAGGAAGCAGCCGTGGGTCCACTCCATGCTATGCCAGCCACAGACCTTTCAGCCATTATGCCCAGCCAGTTGAGGCCCGTGACATATCAAGACTTTGAAAATGCTTTCTGCAAGATTCAGCCTAGCATAACTCAAAAAGAGCTTGATATGTATGTTGAATGGAACAAAATGTTTGGTTGCAGTCAGTGA